The Pongo pygmaeus isolate AG05252 chromosome 7, NHGRI_mPonPyg2-v2.0_pri, whole genome shotgun sequence DNA segment ATAAGGCGCACAGGGTTCTGCATGATGTCCTCTCCTCCAAAGAGATAGAGTCTTTGGTCTTTCACGGCGACTGCGGGATGGAGCACCCCCACGGGCATGCTGGCCATACTCTCCCAGACATTGCAGATGCTGTCATACCTTTCCATGGAGCCCATGAGCTCCTGCCCTTCTCCAATCCCCCCGATGGAGAAGATGAAGTTCTTATAGGCAGTGCTTCTGTGGGAGTAGCGGGCCACCAGCATGGGCTCCCCCAGCCTCCACTGATTGAGTTTCAGGGAGAAGATGTAGACATTGTGACTGACCAGGCTCCTCCCTGAGCTGACAGCCATGCCCCCCAACACATAGACGCTGCGGTGCAAGGTGACGGCAGAGGCCTTGTACAGCCGTGTCGGGAGTTTGGCAAGGCTCTGCCATTGGCCGGTCTGTTTGCTGTACAGTAGGACGTCCCTGGTGGTCTGCTGGCTGTCCTTCCTTCCACCCAAGAGGATGAGGAAATCTTGGTAAGAATTTCTTGGAGGGACATGCAATAGGAGTTTGCAGTCTGGGGCGCTGGTGCCACACAAAGAGAACATCTGTCTCTTGGCGGTCTCCAAGATGATCTGGCATGCAGGTGAGGACTGCAGGAGGGCATCGTTGGCGATGAAATGGTGGAAGAAGGCCGGGTGGATGTACTGCAGCCTGACCTGCTTGAACAGTTCCTGTATGTATCGCTTCCGGGCCTGGAGGTCATGCTTGATCCAAACCATGAGGGCCTCAAACaccttttcctcctccccacaGAGCCCATCATCTCCGAGATAGTCCCTCAACTCCAAGGCACAGAGCTCCTTCAGGTCGGCTGACGCGGCCACCTCTGGGAAGGATGTCAGTGCCACCTCCCTGGCTTTCTTCTTGAGGGTCTCGCAGCTTAAGACTTCTGAGAGTCTGATCATGCCCAGGCAGTTGCTGGGGGCCAGCTGGCTCTGCAAGTATGAGGAGCAGGCCTCAAACAGCTTGGGGAACTGTAGCATGGAGGCGGCCTCCATCACGGGGAGGACATTGTCAGCGGCGATACGTGCCTCCCCCGTGTACACGTAGGAGATGATCTGGT contains these protein-coding regions:
- the KLHL38 gene encoding kelch-like protein 38, translated to MDKESPDGLLFKDQDFSSDLLRQLNCLRQSRILTDVSICAGAQEIPCHRNVLASSSPYFRAMFCSSFREKSEAKVQLKGIDPPTLDQIISYVYTGEARIAADNVLPVMEAASMLQFPKLFEACSSYLQSQLAPSNCLGMIRLSEVLSCETLKKKAREVALTSFPEVAASADLKELCALELRDYLGDDGLCGEEEKVFEALMVWIKHDLQARKRYIQELFKQVRLQYIHPAFFHHFIANDALLQSSPACQIILETAKRQMFSLCGTSAPDCKLLLHVPPRNSYQDFLILLGGRKDSQQTTRDVLLYSKQTGQWQSLAKLPTRLYKASAVTLHRSVYVLGGMAVSSGRSLVSHNVYIFSLKLNQWRLGEPMLVARYSHRSTAYKNFIFSIGGIGEGQELMGSMERYDSICNVWESMASMPVGVLHPAVAVKDQRLYLFGGEDIMQNPVRLIQVYHISRNSWFKMETRMIKNVCAPAVVLGERIVIVGGYTRRILAYDPQSNKFVKCADMKDRRMHHGATVMGNKLYVTGGRRLTTDCNIEDSSSFDCYDPETDTWTSQGQLPHKLFDHACLTLQCIPRTSALP